The Gemmatimonadaceae bacterium genome includes a region encoding these proteins:
- a CDS encoding VOC family protein: MANPAKNTVFLWYNRGAEEAARFYAKTFPDSSVGAVHRAPGDFPSGKKGDVLTVEFTVIGIPCIGLNGGPAFSHTEAFSFQVATADQAETDRYWNAIVGNGGEESACGWCKDKWGLSWQITPIALTKAIADPDPAAAKRAFDAMMQMKKIDIAKIEAARRG; the protein is encoded by the coding sequence ATGGCGAACCCGGCAAAGAACACGGTTTTCCTCTGGTACAATCGCGGCGCCGAGGAGGCAGCGCGATTCTACGCCAAGACCTTCCCCGATTCGTCCGTCGGCGCGGTCCATCGCGCACCGGGGGATTTTCCGTCGGGGAAGAAGGGTGATGTGTTGACCGTCGAGTTCACTGTCATTGGCATTCCATGCATCGGGCTGAATGGCGGACCTGCGTTCAGCCACACCGAAGCGTTCTCGTTCCAGGTCGCAACCGCCGACCAGGCCGAAACGGACCGGTACTGGAACGCGATCGTCGGCAACGGCGGCGAGGAGAGCGCGTGCGGCTGGTGTAAGGACAAATGGGGATTGTCCTGGCAGATCACGCCAATCGCCTTGACGAAGGCGATCGCCGATCCCGATCCGGCTGCCGCCAAGCGCGCGTTCGACGCTATGATGCAGATGAAGAAGATCGACATCGCCAAGATCGAAGCGGCGCGCCGCGGTTGA
- a CDS encoding dicarboxylate/amino acid:cation symporter has product MKESTRVLAALAAAIGVGALVAASGSKPLLNAADALAPVGTLWVNAIRMTVIPLVVSLLITGIASATDVGTIGRIGGRTLVVFGLLLAGTAAIVIPLAPSLFALLPLPSTAGARPTLPAGAAEAANQLSAGGQNPSFSAWLTSLIPSNPIAAAANGDMVPLILFTLILAIAIARSPEPTRTPLLGLARALGDAMLVIVRWVVLVAPIGVFALVLPLAAHLGGAVAGAIGVYIAAYSLACVAVTLLVYPVVAVFGRIPIGRFARAALPAQLIAFSSSSSIASLPALIESGERGLALPSRITGFVLPFAVSTFKLAAPVSWTIGALFVGWFYGIPLHARELATVAFAAVFLAFAAPGVPRGAFIMLTPLFLAIGLPPEGIGILIAVDALPDTFATTLNVTGDLAAAALVASADRQSRPLTET; this is encoded by the coding sequence ATGAAAGAGAGCACACGTGTTCTCGCAGCACTCGCGGCTGCGATCGGCGTCGGCGCGCTCGTCGCCGCGTCCGGCAGTAAGCCATTGCTAAACGCGGCCGACGCGCTGGCTCCTGTCGGGACGCTCTGGGTCAACGCCATTCGGATGACCGTTATCCCGTTGGTGGTCTCGCTACTGATCACCGGCATCGCGTCGGCCACGGACGTCGGAACGATTGGCCGAATCGGCGGCCGCACGCTCGTTGTGTTCGGACTGTTGTTGGCCGGGACCGCGGCGATTGTCATTCCGCTGGCTCCATCGCTATTCGCGCTCCTGCCTCTTCCTTCGACCGCCGGCGCGAGGCCGACGTTGCCGGCGGGCGCCGCCGAGGCAGCGAATCAGCTGTCGGCCGGCGGCCAGAATCCGAGTTTCAGCGCGTGGCTGACGTCGTTGATCCCGTCGAATCCCATCGCCGCCGCGGCAAACGGTGACATGGTGCCGCTGATTCTGTTCACGCTGATCCTCGCGATTGCGATCGCTCGCAGCCCCGAGCCGACACGAACGCCGCTCTTGGGATTAGCGCGAGCGCTCGGCGACGCGATGCTCGTGATTGTTCGATGGGTGGTGCTGGTGGCGCCGATCGGCGTGTTCGCTCTCGTGCTGCCGCTCGCGGCGCACCTTGGGGGCGCGGTGGCCGGCGCGATCGGCGTGTACATCGCGGCGTACTCGCTCGCGTGTGTCGCGGTCACTCTACTCGTCTACCCGGTGGTGGCGGTCTTCGGCAGAATTCCCATTGGGCGCTTTGCGCGTGCGGCGCTTCCTGCGCAGCTCATCGCGTTCAGCTCGAGCTCGTCGATCGCGTCGCTTCCGGCGCTGATCGAGAGCGGTGAGCGCGGGCTCGCACTCCCGAGTCGCATCACTGGGTTTGTCCTGCCGTTCGCCGTGTCGACGTTCAAGCTGGCTGCTCCGGTGTCGTGGACGATCGGCGCGCTGTTCGTCGGTTGGTTCTACGGCATTCCGCTGCACGCGCGCGAGCTGGCGACGGTCGCCTTTGCCGCGGTCTTCCTCGCGTTCGCGGCGCCGGGCGTTCCGCGCGGCGCGTTCATCATGCTCACGCCATTGTTCCTCGCCATTGGACTACCCCCGGAGGGTATTGGCATCTTGATCGCGGTCGATGCGCTGCCGGACACCTTCGCGACAACGCTCAACGTGACCGGCGATCTTGCGGCGGCAGCCTTGGTGGCGAGTGCGGATCGCCAGTCTCGGCCTCTTACCGAGACGTGA
- a CDS encoding ABC transporter ATP-binding protein: MDDPVIQISNLTRSFGTKTALDSVSLSLPRGAVYGLVGANGAGKTTLIRHILGLLKAERGSVSVFGLDPVADPVGVLSRVGYLSEENDLPGWMRVDELIHYSRAFYPQWDDAYADELRQTFALDGSASIKTLSKGQKARAGLLVALAHRPELLVLDEPSSGLDPIVRRDILGAVLRTIAHDGRTVLFSSHLLDEVEEVADHVTMISSGRLVLSAPLEEIIDLHRVEGRVPSLNEIFHARVRSVSSQ, translated from the coding sequence ATGGACGACCCAGTCATCCAGATCTCCAATCTGACCCGAAGCTTCGGGACCAAGACCGCCCTGGATTCGGTGAGTCTGTCGCTGCCCCGGGGCGCTGTGTACGGCCTCGTCGGCGCCAACGGCGCGGGCAAGACGACGCTCATCCGCCACATCCTCGGACTGCTCAAAGCGGAGAGAGGCTCGGTGAGCGTGTTTGGGCTCGACCCGGTCGCCGACCCCGTGGGTGTTCTGTCGCGCGTTGGATACTTGTCCGAGGAGAACGACCTGCCAGGCTGGATGCGCGTGGACGAGTTGATTCACTATTCCCGCGCGTTTTATCCGCAATGGGACGATGCGTACGCCGATGAGCTGCGCCAGACGTTCGCCCTCGATGGCTCGGCGAGTATAAAGACGCTGTCCAAGGGACAGAAGGCGCGCGCGGGTTTGCTCGTCGCGCTGGCGCATCGGCCGGAGCTGCTCGTGCTCGACGAGCCATCGTCGGGACTCGACCCGATCGTTCGACGCGACATCCTGGGAGCGGTGCTTCGCACCATCGCGCACGACGGACGTACGGTGCTGTTCTCGTCGCACCTCCTGGACGAGGTGGAAGAGGTGGCCGATCACGTGACGATGATCAGCAGCGGCCGGCTCGTGTTGAGCGCGCCGCTCGAGGAAATTATAGATCTGCACCGCGTCGAGGGACGAGTGCCTTCGTTGAACGAGATATTTCACGCACGCGTCAGGAGCGTGAGTTCACAATGA
- a CDS encoding SIMPL domain-containing protein (The SIMPL domain is named for its presence in mouse protein SIMPL (signalling molecule that associates with mouse pelle-like kinase). Bacterial member BP26, from Brucella, was shown to assemble into a channel-like structure, while YggE from E. coli has been associated with resistance to oxidative stress.) — protein sequence MNLDRAVIPSLILALGVAVGGLLVGSGFARGRAAERYVTVKGVSEREVRADLAIWPIHLLGADNDLAAANAKLAHSVAGVRAFLVRHGVDTNQVQIADFAVADASANQYNNAERRVANRYVVHETLIVRSTNPEAILSASQEISELAVIGVTISSANGDYAGGSGPNFLFTGLNKLKPDMIADATARAREAATQFARDSRSDLGAIRQANQGVFEILPRDQVPGISESSQIAKVVRVVSTIDYYLR from the coding sequence ATGAACCTCGATCGCGCCGTCATCCCTTCCCTCATCCTTGCCCTCGGCGTCGCCGTCGGCGGACTCCTCGTCGGCAGCGGCTTCGCCCGCGGCCGCGCCGCCGAGCGATACGTCACCGTCAAAGGCGTCTCGGAGCGCGAAGTCCGCGCCGATCTCGCTATCTGGCCGATCCACCTCCTCGGCGCCGACAACGATCTCGCCGCGGCCAACGCGAAGCTCGCGCACAGCGTCGCCGGCGTGCGCGCCTTCCTCGTCCGCCACGGCGTTGACACGAATCAGGTGCAGATCGCCGACTTCGCGGTCGCCGACGCCTCCGCGAATCAGTACAACAACGCCGAGCGGCGCGTCGCGAATCGGTACGTCGTTCACGAAACGCTGATCGTTCGCTCGACCAATCCCGAAGCGATCCTGTCCGCGAGTCAAGAGATCAGCGAGCTCGCGGTGATCGGCGTCACGATCTCGTCGGCCAACGGCGACTACGCCGGCGGCAGCGGGCCCAACTTCCTCTTCACGGGACTCAACAAGCTCAAGCCGGACATGATCGCCGACGCAACGGCGCGCGCGCGCGAGGCCGCGACGCAATTCGCCCGCGACTCTCGCAGTGACCTCGGCGCCATTCGTCAGGCAAACCAGGGCGTTTTCGAGATCCTCCCCCGCGACCAGGTGCCCGGCATCAGCGAGTCGAGTCAGATCGCAAAGGTGGTCCGCGTCGTGTCGACGATCGACTATTACCTCCGCTGA
- a CDS encoding VOC family protein: protein MKRVTGVGGIFFKAKDAPALQAWYKRHLGIDVQAWGGTSFDWADSDGKPTNGTTAWLVAPKESKQFAPSEASFMVNYRVEDLHGLVAALKAEGCNVLDKIDDSDYGKFGWVIDPEGNKVELWQPPAGQ, encoded by the coding sequence ATGAAGCGAGTCACTGGCGTCGGCGGCATCTTCTTCAAGGCAAAGGACGCACCTGCGCTGCAGGCTTGGTACAAGCGTCACCTTGGCATCGATGTCCAGGCGTGGGGTGGTACCTCGTTCGACTGGGCGGATTCGGATGGCAAGCCCACAAACGGAACGACGGCCTGGTTGGTTGCTCCGAAGGAAAGCAAGCAGTTTGCTCCAAGCGAAGCCTCGTTCATGGTCAACTACCGCGTTGAAGACCTTCACGGTCTGGTGGCGGCGCTCAAAGCGGAAGGCTGCAATGTCCTCGACAAGATCGATGACTCCGACTACGGCAAATTTGGCTGGGTCATCGATCCTGAGGGAAACAAGGTCGAATTGTGGCAACCACCGGCCGGTCAATGA
- a CDS encoding 3-oxoacyl-ACP reductase family protein, which produces MAVTVAARVSGRRTRICRPRSGWPYSRVSNPTAIISSSDADGEKAYGAPLDFSGRVAIVTGAARGLGRAVAERLHERGAAVAVNVRDTARAESLAASLGDRALAVPGDIAADGVPDEIVRRTLDRFGRIDVLINNAAFARSTRLPNLSAEEFRDALEVNLTAPFLFTKAVLPTMQAQHYGRIINISSSAGRMVSTLGGAHYTASKAGLLGLTRAAAKELGKFGITVNAVCPGMIDTELTHENATPELLERLGAGYPIPRLGTAREVADLICFAASEAAGYITGTSLDINGGDLMM; this is translated from the coding sequence GTGGCGGTGACCGTCGCGGCTCGTGTGAGCGGGCGTCGAACACGCATTTGCCGACCTCGCAGTGGATGGCCATATTCGCGCGTCTCCAACCCGACTGCCATCATCAGCTCGAGCGACGCAGATGGCGAGAAAGCCTACGGCGCGCCGCTGGACTTCAGCGGTCGCGTCGCGATCGTCACCGGTGCCGCACGCGGCCTGGGGCGCGCCGTCGCCGAGCGGTTGCATGAACGCGGCGCGGCAGTGGCAGTCAACGTTCGCGATACGGCTCGCGCCGAGTCGTTGGCGGCGTCGCTGGGCGACCGAGCGCTGGCCGTGCCGGGCGACATTGCCGCCGACGGCGTGCCGGACGAGATCGTCCGCCGCACGCTCGACCGCTTCGGCCGCATCGACGTTCTGATCAACAACGCCGCCTTCGCGCGCTCGACACGCTTACCAAATCTTTCGGCAGAGGAGTTTCGTGACGCGCTCGAGGTAAATCTCACTGCGCCTTTCTTGTTCACGAAGGCCGTGTTGCCAACGATGCAGGCGCAGCACTACGGCCGTATCATTAACATTTCCTCATCAGCGGGCCGCATGGTCAGCACGTTGGGCGGCGCGCACTACACGGCGTCGAAGGCTGGGCTGCTCGGCTTGACGCGTGCCGCCGCCAAAGAGTTGGGAAAGTTCGGCATCACCGTCAACGCGGTGTGTCCGGGCATGATCGACACCGAACTGACGCACGAGAATGCCACTCCCGAGCTGCTCGAGCGTCTGGGCGCGGGCTATCCCATTCCTCGCCTCGGGACCGCACGGGAAGTTGCCGACCTCATTTGCTTCGCCGCGTCCGAAGCGGCGGGCTACATCACGGGGACGTCGCTCGACATCAACGGCGGCGATCTCATGATGTAA
- a CDS encoding SDR family NAD(P)-dependent oxidoreductase, whose product MTLEGRVAIVTGSGGGLGRSHARYLARKGAQVVVNDVSQDAPDSVAREIVDAGGKATAIAGSVTDVGAMTDMVARVVDDWGRVDILINNAGILRDTSFGKMTLDDFRLVLEVHLLGAVICTKAVWNLMRERRYGRIVMTTSSSGLYGNFGQANYGAAKMALVGLMQTLAIEGEKYNIRVNCLAPTAATQMTEDLFTQESLRLLDPALVSPGLLALVSDDAPNHAILCAGAGNFAAANITLTEGYHSAAGENAGEEVIAHWREVTDRTGEIVPSYGFTQAEREVARAGLTTHTILGPPSTTSV is encoded by the coding sequence ATGACTCTGGAAGGTCGTGTCGCAATCGTGACCGGTTCGGGCGGCGGATTGGGCCGCTCGCATGCCCGCTATCTCGCGCGAAAGGGTGCGCAAGTCGTCGTCAACGACGTGTCGCAGGACGCCCCCGACAGCGTCGCGCGCGAGATTGTTGACGCGGGAGGCAAGGCCACCGCGATCGCTGGCTCTGTCACCGACGTCGGCGCCATGACCGACATGGTCGCTCGCGTGGTCGACGACTGGGGTCGAGTCGACATCCTGATCAACAATGCCGGCATCCTGCGCGACACGAGCTTCGGCAAGATGACTCTCGATGATTTCCGCTTGGTTCTGGAGGTCCACTTGTTAGGCGCGGTGATCTGCACCAAGGCGGTGTGGAACCTGATGCGCGAGCGGCGCTACGGTCGCATCGTCATGACCACGTCGTCCTCCGGTCTCTACGGTAACTTCGGGCAGGCGAACTACGGCGCGGCCAAGATGGCGCTGGTGGGCCTGATGCAGACGCTGGCCATCGAGGGCGAGAAGTACAACATCCGCGTCAACTGTCTCGCTCCCACCGCTGCAACGCAGATGACCGAAGACCTGTTTACCCAGGAGAGCCTGCGTCTGCTCGACCCCGCGCTGGTCAGCCCCGGTCTGCTCGCGCTGGTGAGCGACGATGCACCGAACCATGCGATCCTGTGCGCCGGCGCCGGCAACTTCGCCGCCGCGAACATCACGCTCACGGAAGGCTATCATTCCGCGGCGGGCGAGAATGCCGGCGAAGAGGTGATCGCACACTGGCGGGAAGTGACCGACCGTACTGGCGAGATCGTACCGAGCTATGGCTTCACGCAGGCGGAGCGCGAAGTGGCACGCGCGGGCCTAACGACTCACACGATCCTTGGACCGCCATCGACGACGAGCGTCTGA